cgagagaaaaaaatattccattgtcatattttaaattatttccttGAGACTGTGGGTTCGGCATGCGCCCTTATATGGTCATACTCCCCCGCATTTATTCCAAGATGTAAGtgattacatgtatatgctttAGGCGTGTTTGGTTGCAGTGGTCCTCTCCCACTGATAGTTGTCACGTCATATTCCTTATTCTCTGGCGGGCATATGGTATTGTCTTTTTCATGAAGAGGATCTGTATTGCTTTGCTCATTTAATATAATGTCTTCACTTACGGAGTAAATATTTTGTCGCCTTGTAGGACGATCGTAAGCAACTGAAGTGGTTGCATAGTCATACATGCAAAATCTGACATGCTCCTGCTCGAGAGTCTCGGGGTTCACACTTCGTATACATCCCACTGCCGAATTGCAGGTGCGTTTCACATAGTTGAATCGAACAAAGAAACATATCGACAGTATAAGCAACGACGCAGTTGGAATAAGTATTGCGAATAGCGTAGCAGTATCATTTTGAGCATTCATTTCAGTTTGTTCTCTTGAAATAGTCGTATACTGACATCGAAATCTGTTAATATTTTGGCATCGGTCAGGTTCAATAAAAATTTTACATCCACGTTTGTAAAGAGAAGCGCAAGTCATTGTTGAATTGTCAATTGAAAACAGGGCATTTTCGACAATTCTAAATGTCCTCGCACTGCTCAAAAAGAAACTATCAGAgtcatttgttaaatatttatccaTGCCTTGGTAAATTATGGGTGACATTTTCGCAGAGTATGAAGAGCATGTCTTTTCAATGTCGTCTTTGAACATATTTCTTTTCAGAATGCAAATATTTCGTCCAATTGAATCGAACTTGTCTTTATAATTCAAGCAATTTCGTTGTTGCACTTCGTAGCCATCCCTTTCATTACCAGTACACATTCCTTGGTGTTTCCCTGAACATTTGGCGGCATAATATTTCCTTGAATGATTTCTGAGGACTGatgttatacatgcatatgCTTCCCTCTCAACAGATATTTCAATAAGTTCATAAACAATTGCAACAGTAGCACTATTCAAGTTTGATAAGTTGTGgcattttgtatttgtaaacgATCCTTGATCTGCCATACAATAGCACGCTTTATTCAGTATCcctatatattttatcttaGGTTGTTTTCTTGAACAAAAATTGGTGCATTCGTAAAGCACGTTAGTACTGTTCATGCTTTCTTTAAAATCTGTAGGTAGTGTCTTAGCACAGCCAAATGGAGCAATATAAGCGCCGAGTTCCGCTCTGTAATGTGTCCATAGTGATTCGTCATCATCAAGCTCCAAGCTTTTAGCAACAGCACAATTTTCTACTTGAAGTTTTCCCAACGACAATGAATTGATAATATCCGGAGGAGCAAATCCACCAGActttctacatgtatacaatgcaTGCGCAAAGTTCCCATGGGTTGCATTTTTTGCTTGTCCagtataaatacaattaaatattagCATTTCTATTATCAAGCTACTTAGATTCATGACTATAAACTTGAAATACTACGTTTAAACATATGCTCAAGTGTTGTTGTTGGCTCTCATTTATCCTATATCTTCCTTATTTAGAAATGCGCACTTGTATTtcctgttgctgttgttttttaaaaatcgtCATGTGacttctttttatataacatgtcTATCTAGTGTACGTATATCCCCATATATGGAtgtgtttcttttcattttaatatattaatacgCACACCATTTCCATTAAAACTGGCTGTAAATATTGCTATTGTGAATGTAActagaaacgccgcaatgccaGAAAACCGTGATTTTAATTCCGTGTCCCAATATGACACACATATTTATGTTATCTCTCAATTGagaacattatattataattgtatataattgAAAGGAAGGGAAGTAAATACGGGTTGTTAAACATCCTTATTTGAAGTCGTATTTATCAGTACTCTACAGCAATAGTTCAAGTTCGATGTCTTAATAACACCATGAAATATGCATCAAACAACGGAGTCCAATTTTTCTTTTGAGTTATGACTAAAGAACActatttgctttaaaattagTAATCTGGAACAATATTGagctttaatattaacatgaataATATACATGCAGTGACCTTCATCCAACCAGCCCCAAATCGTACCTATATGAGATTTCGATATACCGTTTAATCACTgcatataacaaaatgtttatatatttgttgacAAATTGACCCAACTAGCTTTACAAGCAATCATAAAGTACGTCTACACCCTTagatatataacaataaatagtTCCCAACTCAAATGATTAAGAAGAAACTGACTTTGAAAAAGTTGAGCAACAATGATCGTGACCCTTCTAACGCGATGTCCCAACACGAGCTCACTAAGTTGATACGTCATTCCTCATTCAAGAAATTGATGTTAAATTAGTCTCATTGTTTCAGTAACAGTTCAGCAATCCTAAGGGAACTTTAGctttttgtatttgtaattgCAAAGCTTCCATGGTCCTGACACATTGACTCCTAAATCCAATCACAGAAACCATCCTTCTATTTTAGTACCAGCAGCCTTCACCTGACCTGCCCCAAAAGCAATCACCAAGTATGTGTTTACATAAGTTTTATTCACATCAAGTTTCATAACTTTTCATCCATCATCTATggagtattttattatttcagtaACAGCCGTTTTTACCTTATCCACATTTACTCAAACTACTATCGAACTTAAGATAAGCTTCGTACACAATGACTCTCATCGCCATTCATCAGTGCTATCTTAAATGATTAATCAAAACGTGTTCTGTTTTTAGTAATATTACATCGAGGTTGATCTTACAAACCCTAAAAGAAAtctaaaacaatatattcacATAAGCCACCTATACACCAAATGGAAATCCAAACAACGACTTACCGAAATTGAACAACAAGGTTGAGGTGTTTTAAACACAATCTAACAGACATTTATTCAAACGTGTATAACGTACATTGACTGCAATGCATGATAACAttgtcaaacatattttatcagtggtaaatataagtaatggtATAACATATCATCTGCttctgaaaacaattttatataatatcattatgaatatcatctgcaaaaaagCAAGGATATATAGTTTAGTTATCATTCTAATGtgattaaagtatttttttgaaaacgaGAGCTTTTGCAACATAAGTTTACAAACATACGCTTGTACCCAAACCGTATCGTAATGAATCACTCATTATACATGAGACAATTAACGGctgcaatattttgttcaattgcaaccgttcaataataataatttcaatgaaaaggAACAAACCACTTAACaaggttaaaaaaaaagatttcttaGAATATGGAGCTTTGTTTTACCATGATTGGCAATAATTCAAAAGccagaaaaataaatgaattgaaattattatatgtttgtataacaaatatgacaatatcATATCAACTATCTAGAGGGGAAGTAGACAGTAGTAAATAGGTACACCTTATTTGAAATACGTTTACacgcaaaagaaaaataagaaaaatcgTTAAACATTAGACCACATAACAGACGTAGCTGGAATGATGTTTACAGTGTTATGCATATTTCAGTAACACACAAACCCTGTTTACCAATTGATAGCAAGATATATTTGTCATCCAATTTGGctttaagtttaaaacaaaagttatggCTGTCGAACAATCGTAGCCGTCAAGGTTTGGAAGCCATGGCGAGTTGATTCTTTATATCATTGGATCTCAAATCAACTGAATCCAACTAAAACAATACGTTTCCGTCTAGATTTTATCCAAATGTCAATATACGGACGATTGAACGACCCAAAATGAGAATGGTAACCAAGCAAGGTATTGAATGAAGCAAACATGCTTTTATGTAAACTATTATATTGAAACTCATCTCTTGTTAGttcatttacttaaacaaatattttgtaaagtatCTTTATATTGGCATTCAGttaaaatggaaatttggtTAAATGTTAAGTATATTTTCAAGACACATCCATTTATAAAACTGCATTGATTAAGATatgcatttatgaaatacattgtTGCATTTAACAAAGACTATGATAAGTAATTATTAAAAGATTACTTCAACACAAACCCCAAGTATCACATTATGTATCGATGGACATGTATGAACGATTGGAATGAATGTTAACCGTGCAATGATGATGCAATTCCAAATGACAGAAAGCACATATTACACTATCATTGTTATATACAgtgatgtatttattttctctaATTGTTCAATCCTAAGTGGTACTGAGACTTTAAAGTTGGTACTTCGGCAGAGTAAATAACAagtaatattatgcataaaCATCgggttaaacaattatttaaacagtgtAGTTACTGTTGCCATAAGGATATCAGTTAACTGCCATTTAACATTGAATCACTTGCAATTATCACAACAATCATAATTTGACAACCTTTGAATTCAAACTTAAAAACGCACAGATGTTACAAAATAGTGCAACAACAAATCAGTTTAGGTAAGTACAGGATAAAAAGTATCCGttaagaaaattgtttaaattaataatcGACATTGTCAGACAATTATACGCtacattaaaatatgcaaataccATTAATATGTtcgaaaatgaaacaaattttcaTGAGACACTTGCCGGCTTCCCCGATAACAGAACGGCGGTAATGACAATTCCTTCAGGAATAACTAAAATCGGTTATAACTCATAAAAAGCgcaattttaaaagatatattttattattacttGTATAAATACCGAAAGTATTAGATTGCATATGGATGAACAGATATGTCTGGTGGCTAATTAGAGTAAAAGATAAATAAGGATTCAATTTTGCAGAGTCAAAATGACAATAAAGCAATGTATTACAATATGTATGTAATCATTgtctttaacaaacatattaacaaatatagTTCAATGTCGTTCGGATCCATGCCAGTTGCTGCTCCTGTCTGCTTACTTAAATGAATTTCCGCATCGCAAAGATATCTGTTTACATTGTCACATTTTTCTGTTTCCAGTACAAGCATGCAACCTTGCTTTGTAATTGACAAGCATGCTAGAAACTCTTCCGACCCGAAATACTCTCCAGGAGTTTGTGGATCAAACGTAAGGAAACTGTCTTGAAAGTACAATCCGTCGTCCAGGTGATGGTTGATACCTTGATAAAGGTGCGGGGTCAATTTACCATTGTATTTTGAACATGTTGCTTTTATTTCATCTTTGATGTATGTTTCTGGTGGAACACAAAAATCTCGTCCGATCTCAGAAGATGTATAGTAATATTTCGTACAGTTACGTTGGAGCTTTGAATGCGCACTGCGATCAACACAAACTCCTGAATGTGCATCGGAACATTTAGTGCTTGTGTAACCAAACTGACTGTTATTTAGTTTGGCAACAATGCATCGGTGTTTTCCTTCTTTTACATCAAACTGAAATTTGCGGTAAACGGCGGCATGGCTTGAACCCGAACATTCTAAGACCGAATGGTCATCAGCCATGCAATAACATTGGGCATTATAGAAACCTATGTAATTCATCGATCCACGCGCCAAGCACTCTTTCGTACATTGAAACAAGGAAGGTTTTCCTGTTAAATTCAATGTGAAATCCTTGGGTAATGCTGTGGCACAACCGTGATATGTGATATAAGTTCCAAGTTCAGCTTGTTGATGTATCCACAATGCTTCACCATCGTTAAGTCCTAAATTATTTGCAAGACTACAGTCGTTCATTTTATAATCCGTAAGTAGAGACTTTGTCACAGTATCGATATACGCCATTCCTCCATGATGGAAACAGTTTGTGCTGGCATAGTCAAATGTACCATGTCTGCTGTTGTTTGCACGTATTGGTATCATTAAAATTACTATAAATGAACACCATCGTATTGCTCTCAAGTGCCATGGAAAATCTGTTACACTCAGGTTAGACAACATTCCGATCTCATTCGTATTCCTGTAAGCAAACAACAACCTACAGAACAGAGCTGTGACACTATACTACACCGTATTTGTATTCTTCACTGTATATGATCGGAAGTACTTGAACAACATCGGAAACActtaaagataaacattaatacatttgtaataatatatgcaataatatAGTTGTACTTATTTCACAACAAATATCATTCCCAAGAATGACAAATGAACAGGCAACTACTGGGAAGCGAGTACTTATTTTGTTGCTATAAAAACTATACAAATTTGGCCAACTTAACCAAAAATCGTATTTTAAGatttatgatacaaaaataGCGCCAATATTAACATATGGTTCAGAATTATGGGGTACTGAAAAACGTAACACAATTGAATCTGTCCAAATATACGCGTGTAAAAGATATATGTGTGTCCctcagaaaacaacaaacatagcAGTTCTTGGTGATTGTTGATGATTTCCGATGTTTATACAAActatgaaaaaagtaataaaatattggcttaagaTACTACATATGCCAAATGATAGATTTGTGCGCCTTGTTTATAATATGCTCAAATATGTGGACGAACTGGGGCACAGCAACTGGACAACACgggttaaaacatatattaaatgtgaCGGGGTATAGCTATGTATGGATTGATCAACTGgtccaaaattaaaatatattcttgatcaacattgtgcaaaaacttaaaGACCAATACATGCAAGATTGGACAAGGTGAATATCagaatttcataaacttagCCTATTCAGAAATTTGAACACGGATTATAGACATGCACCAtacttaaataatgtaaaaataagaaagttccGAAGTGCTTTAGCTAAGCTTAGGTGTTCCGCCCATAATTTAGAAGTTGAATCAGGCAGATATTATAATACCCCCTATGAAAAtagaatttgtaaaatatgtcaattagAGGTTGAGACTGAGTACCATTTCATAATgaaatgcaatacttttaaTGATCTGAGGATCAAATATCTCCCCAGCAAGTATTACAATAATCCGAACATGCATAAATTTCATCTCTTACTGAACACAACAACAGATAGCACTGTTAATAACTTAGCAATGTTTATCTTCTATGCCTTAACATTGCGGGAAGAAtttgtgaataataatttaccaTACCAGTGTTGAAAAACACcatactgatatatatttattcataactatatataaggatgttttactttgtacatggtattatatgcacatttatcactacatatattatatgcaaaataattttcaca
The DNA window shown above is from Mya arenaria isolate MELC-2E11 chromosome 6, ASM2691426v1 and carries:
- the LOC128239000 gene encoding uncharacterized protein LOC128239000; protein product: MLSNLSVTDFPWHLRAIRWCSFIVILMIPIRANNSRHGTFDYASTNCFHHGGMAYIDTVTKSLLTDYKMNDCSLANNLGLNDGEALWIHQQAELGTYITYHGCATALPKDFTLNLTGKPSLFQCTKECLARGSMNYIGFYNAQCYCMADDHSVLECSGSSHAAVYRKFQFDVKEGKHRCIVAKLNNSQFGYTSTKCSDAHSGVCVDRSAHSKLQRNCTKYYYTSSEIGRDFCVPPETYIKDEIKATCSKYNGKLTPHLYQGINHHLDDGLYFQDSFLTFDPQTPGEYFGSEEFLACLSITKQGCMLVLETEKCDNVNRYLCDAEIHLSKQTGAATGMDPNDIELYLLICLLKTMITYIL